The Oncorhynchus tshawytscha isolate Ot180627B linkage group LG05, Otsh_v2.0, whole genome shotgun sequence genome includes a window with the following:
- the bphl gene encoding valacyclovir hydrolase, which translates to MAMLFWERGLRNAVTKKAMQGVQLYCTSVVSGRERVNGVDLFYQQTGKGDHAVLLLPGALGSAQTDFGPQLKSLSKDRFTVIGWDPRGYGNSRPPERDFPLDFFERDAKDAVDLMQALRFPRFSLLGWSDGGITALIAAARNPSLVNKMVVWGSNAYVSPQDVKIYNAIRDVSQWSERMRRPMEEVYGAELFIKTWEGWVDGIGQFAQRPEGSICMELLPQISCPSLIIHGEKDPMVPSFHPQYLLKHIKGSRLHLMPEGKHNLHLRFAAKFNKLVEDFLNQ; encoded by the exons ATGGCGATGTTATTCTGGGAAAGAGGACTTCGCAACGCTGTTACCAAAAAGGCTATGCAAGGAGTCCAGCTCTACTG TACGTCAGTGGTATCAGGCAGAGAGCGTGTGAATGGGGTGGATCTGTTCTACCAGCAGACTGGAAAAGGAGACCATGCTGTTTTACTACTGCCTGGAGCtctgg GAAGTGCTCAGACTGACTTTGGGCCGCAGCTGAAGTCTTTGAGTAAGGACCGCTTCACTGTGATTGGTTGGGACCCTCGCGGGTACGGAAACTCCCGCCCCCCGGAGAGAGACTTCCCACTGGACTTCTTTGAGAGGGACGCCAAGGACGCTGTGGATCTGATGCAG GCGTTGAGATTTCCAAGGTTCTCTCTGCTGGGCTGGAGTGACGGAGGCATTACTGCTCTGATTGCAGCAGCCAGGAACCCCTCCCTGGTCAATAAGATGGTGGTGTGGGGCTCCAACGCATATGTGTCACCACAAGATGTAAAGATCTACAATG CGATCCGTGATGTGTCTCAGTGGAGTGAGAGGATGAGGAGGCCCATGGAGGAAGTGTATGGGGCAGAGCTCTTCATTAAGACCTGGGAAGGATGGGTGGACGGGATTGGACAGTTCGCCCAGAGACCAGAAG GAAGCATCTGTATGGAGCTGTTGCCTCAGATCAGCTGTCCCTCTCTCATCATCCACGGAGAGAAGGATCCCATGGTGCCCAGCTTCCACCCTCAGTATCTCCTCAAACACATCAAGGGTTCAAG GTTGCATCTGATGCCGGAAGGGAAACACAACCTGCATCTGAGGTTTGCTGCCAAGTTCAACAAGCTGGTTGAAGACTTCCTGAACCAGTGA
- the LOC112251313 gene encoding oocyte zinc finger protein XlCOF6 yields the protein MSKIQLLNLFITERLTTAAVELFGENKTEYHDRLKSAAVDIFRIVEKTIIEYLEEISSSKQENGRLRRILLDLGADPQQLTREIPPKQHQQPHCEQEWSPSRVQEETEHTLITEQQEELKASQDTTEVTQFIFPPPYVERDRDQDSERDPLPTNTTVGIKTEPDDGEDYGVSEPIIDSQPLSELGLHPDSKVCTEAKITSELKAPLRAHTEKRLHMCTVCRKSFTRAGQLKIHQRIIHIGEKPYSCTECGKSFNHKEILDRHINTHTGVTPYKCPVCSQCFISRSHLGNHRKIHQKDEKPYKCKECSRSFKGKGALVRHMKTHNGEKPYQCFECDKGFTRQGHLTEHMRSHTGGESLFKCPVCEKSCTSAVVLKRHQLIHTGVKPCSCQECGKSYSLKATLKEHMRSHTGQRLQCPMCEKCFTFKAGLRQHLKTHNRETPYVCSDCSQSFSRKSDLIGHMRTHTGERLFRCLLCEKCFISDCDLKRHQRIHTGEKPYSCKECDKSFTLKGGLKTHMKIHTTRKPYCCHECGKCFLHNTRLTDHMRSHTGEQPYKCDVCGKCFIYSSDLKKHERIHTGEEPYRCVECNKCFNYEGNLLSHMRVHTGETGEEGEEPPAYLCSDCGKSFHQMRNLKQHMKSHKQKAMLQCTMCEKAFPKESQLKLHERIHTGEKPYLCNTCGKSFSRKEHLNGHMRTHSGEKPYMCPSCGKCFLSTSDLKRHQRIHTGEKPFRCNYCDKCFNQMSSLKSHMNNIHKRESM from the exons ATGTCCAAAATACAGCTGTTGAATCTGTTTATCACCGAACGGTTAACAACGGCAGCTGTTGAGCTATTTGGAGAAAATAAAACCGAGTACCATGACCGATTAAAATCAGCGGCAGTTGATATATTCAGGATAGTGGAAAAGACGATAATAGAGTACTTGGAAGAGATATCCAGCTCAAAGCAGGAGAATGGTCGTCTGCGGAGGATTCTTCTGGATTTGGGAGCAG ATCCCCAGCAGCTAACTCGGGAGATTCCACCTAAGCAGCATCAACAACCACACTGTGAGCAGGAGTGGAGCCCCAGTCGGGTGCAGGAGGAGACAGAGCACACATTGATTACAGAGCAACAGGAGGAACTCAAGGCCAGTCAGGATACCACAGAGGTCACACAGTTTATATTTCCTCCTCCCTATGTGGAACGTGACCGTGATCAGGACAGTGAAAGGGACCCTCTACCCACCAACACCACTGTCGGAATCAAAACAGAACCTGATGATGGAGAGGACTACGGAGTATCAGAACCAATCATTGactctcagcccctctctgaaCTTGGTCTACATCCAGACTCTAAAGTCTGCACTGAGGCCAAGATAACCAGTGAGCTGAAAGCACCGTTGAGGGCTCACACAGAGAAGCGGTTACACATGTGTACTGTGTGCAGGAAAAGCTTCACCAGGGCAGGCCAGTTAAAAATACATCAGAGAATTATTCACATCGGTGAGAAACCATACAGCTGTACTGAATGTGGCAAATCATTCAACCACAAGGAAATCCTGGACAGGCATATAAACACTCACACAGGAGTGACACCATACAAATGCCCTGTGTGCAGTCAATGCTTCATTAGCAGAAGCCATTTAGGAAATCACCGGAAAATTCATCAGAAAGATGAAAAGCCATATAAGTGCAAAGAATGCTCCAGGTCCTTCAAAGGCAAGGGAGCTCTGGTCAGGCATATGAAGACTCACAATGGAGAGAAACCTTATCAATGTTTTGAGTGTGACAAAGGCTTCACACGTCAGGGACACCTGACAGAGCATATGAGATCCCACACAGGAGGGGAGAGCCTATTTAAATGTCCTGTGTGTGAGAAATCCTGTACATCAGCCGTGGTTCTAAAACGGCATCAGCTAATTCACACCGGAGTGAAACCATGCAGCTGCCAGGAGTGCGGAAAAAGCTACAGTCTGAAGGCAACACTAAAAGAGCATATGAGGAGCCACACAGGGCAACGACTTCAGTGTCCTATGTGTGAAAAATGTTTCACATTTAAAGCAGGTCTAAGACAACACCTAAAAACTCACAATAGAGAGACACCATACGTGTGCAGCGATTGCAGTCAAAGTTTCAGCCGTAAATCGGACTTGATCGGGCATATGCGCACTCATACAGGAGAGAGATTATTCCGGTGCCTTCTATGTGAGAAATGCTTTATATCAGACTGTGATTTAAAACGCCACCAGCGGATCCACACTGGTGAGAAACCATACAGCTGCAAGGAATGCGACAAAAGCTTCACTCTTAAGGGAGGTCTGAAAACGCACATGAAGATACACACAACACGGAAACCCTACTGCTGCCATGAATGTGGCAAATGCTTCCTCCACAATACTAGACTGACAGACCACATGAGGAGCCACACAGGGGAGCAGCCGTACAAGTGTGATGTCTGTGGGAAATGCTTTATCTATTCGAGCGATTTGAAAAAGCATGAGAGAATTCACACAGGTGAGGAACCATACAGGTGTGTTGAATGTAACAAATGCTTCAACTACGAGGGTAATTTGCTAAGCCATATGAGGGTAcacacaggggagacaggagaggaaggagaggagcctCCAGCGTATCTCTGCAGCGATTGCGGCAAAAGCTTCCATCAGATGCGAAACCTTAAGCAGCATATGAAGAGTCACAAACAGAAGGCAATGCTGCAGTGCACTATGTGTGAAAAAGCTTTTCCAAAAGAAAGCCAACTCAAACTCCACGAGAGaattcacactggagagaaaccgtacCTGTGTAACACTTGTGGGAAAAGCTTTAGCAGGAAGGAACACCTGAATGGTCACATGAGGACTCATTCAGGGGAGAAACCATACATGTGTCCTTCGTGTGGCAAATGCTTTTTATCAACAAGTGATCTTAAACGCCATCAGAGAATTCACACTGGCGAGAAACCGTTTCGCTGTAACTATTGTGATAAATGCTTCAATCAGATGAGTTCTCTGAAATCACACATGAATAACATTCACAAGAGGGAGAGCATGTAG